In Porites lutea chromosome 7, jaPorLute2.1, whole genome shotgun sequence, a single window of DNA contains:
- the LOC140944902 gene encoding putative glutathione-specific gamma-glutamylcyclotransferase 2 has translation MFEKLSSHSNNKDEASKSLWIFGYGSLIWKPDFPFEYCVVGHIEGFTRRFWQGSTWHRGDTKQPGRVVTLVEDKQGQVWGMAFKVAKEHVERAMGNLHEREIAVGGYELRRLRFKCNENPSHSFHVLAYAATPKNSLYLGPATSEELAVQIASARGQCGLNVEYLVRLADFMREKVPHYHEEHLFELEKLVRKELGFSTEISSSWTQLRGALV, from the exons ATGTTCGAGAAACTTAGTTCTCACTCTAACAACAAAGACGAGGCGTCAAAAAGTCTCTGGATCTTTGGTTATGGCTCTTTGATTTGGAAACCTGATTTTCCTTTCGAATATTGCGTAGTCGGTCATATCGAAGGATTTACCCGGAGATTTTGGCAGGGAAGCACTTGGCATCGCGGCGATACGAAGCAG cCAGGGCGAGTGGTCACTTTGGTTGAGGATAAGCAG GGACAAGTTTGGGGCATGGCGTTTAAAGTGGCCAAAGAACACGTCGAACGCGCGATGGGAAACCTTCATGAACGCGAAATCGCTGTGGGTGGATATGAGCTCCGTCGTTTGCGCTTCAAATGTAACGAAAACCCTTCACATAGCTTTCATGTGTTGGCATACGCCGCTACCCCCAAAAATTCGCTGTACTTGGGGCCGGCGACTTCGGAAGAACTCGCTGTTCAAATTGCATCTGCCAGGGGGCAGTGCGGACTTAATGTAGAGTATCTGGTTCGACTAGCAGACTTTATGCGTGAAAAAGTGCCTCATTATCACGAGGAACATTTATTTGAACTGGAGAAATTGGTCCGTAAAGAACTGGGTTTTTCCACAGAGATTTCCTCATCATGGACTCAGCTAAGGGGCGCTCTCGTGTAG
- the LOC140943450 gene encoding transforming growth factor beta-1 proprotein-like gives MALSVFKVLWAYIWVFIWLYLVGTAFVFGCKTCNSRVEKEKRLWTVQGQILAKLDMTQPPSGENYMNISRDVMQTYKSAVHEKDKLFLKSKLCRSQAESSEEYFAKRVERLTLEKEFARTVKSSSEEIIDVYELRFNISKLLVDGARVSLAELRVYQTPNKRQFHNGVRIEVCESCNNHTQCGGYNALDSQWSLSNEKKWVSLDVTAVVQKWLYDPKTSDHGLTVTVTSTAGVDKNSHFSPIYLGGAEDKNVGNDFEEPWPNILVWFVPRERVESTSRQRNRRSLNWRFCKKRPRESRCCLRSLYIDFEKDLRWKWIHAPKGFYANYCAGRCPFLWGSEKQNHHTSIMALYNRINPNAPGDPCCVPKEYEPLVILYFKDGQPKVDELSNMAVSECTCL, from the exons ATGGCGTTGtcagtttttaaagttttatggGCCTACATCTGGGTCTTTATATGGCTTTATCTTGTTGGTACGGCATTTGTGTTTGGTTGTAAGACTTGCAATAGCAGAGTGGAGAAAGAAAAGCGATTATGGACCGTCCAAGGTCAGATTTTAGCGAAGCTTGATATGACACAGCCTCCTAGCGGAGAAAATTATATGAATATAAGTCGCGACGTGATGCAGACATACAAGAGCGCAGTACACGAAAAAGACAAACTTTTTCTCAAGTCTAAGTTGTGCCGTTCTCAAGCAGAATCGAGCGAGGAATACTTCGCAAAGAGAGTCGAAAGGCTTACGTTGGAAAAGGAGTTTGCCAGAACGGTGAAATCAA GTTCCGAAGAAATAATCGACGTCTACGAACTGAGATTTAACATCAGTAAGTTATTAGTAGATGGTGCGAGAGTGTCTTTGgcagagctccgagtttaccaAACGCCCAACAAACGACAGTTTCATAATGGGGTTCGTATTGAGGTTTGTGAGTCCTGTAACAACCACACCCAATGTGGAGGCTACAACGCCCTCGATTCACAATGGAGTCTCTCCAATGAAAAGAAGTGGGTCTCTTTAGACGTCACAGCAGTGGTTCAAAAATGGCTGTACGATCCGAAAACGAGTGATCACGGATTAACTGTGACGGTGACAAGCACAGCTGGTGTGGACAAAAATTCTCACTTCTCTCCTATCTACCTTGGTGGAGCGGAGGATAAAAATGTCGGGAATGATTTCGAAGAACCATGGCCAAATATCCTTGTATGGTTCGTTCCTCGCGAGCGAGTGGAGTCCACAAGTCGACAAAGAAACAGGCGCTCGCTTAACTGGCGATTCTGTAAAAAGCGACCACGAGAGTCTCGCTGTTGCCTTCGCTCACTGTACATCGACTTCGAGAAGGATTTGCGATGGAAGTGGATTCACGCTCCCAAAGGTTTCTATGCTAACTACTGCGCGGGGCGGTGCCCTTTTCTGTGGGGGAGCGAGAAACAGAACCATCATACGTCCATTATGGCCCTATACAATAGAATCAACCCAAACGCCCCTGGGGACCCCTGCTGTGTACCCAAGGAATACGAGCCATTGGTAATACTGTACTTCAAGGACGGACAGCCTAAGGTTGATGAGCTGTCCAATATGGCGGTCAGTGAGTGTACGTGTCTCTAA